The following is a genomic window from Lysinibacillus sp. JNUCC-52.
CGGACGCGCCTTTTTATATGCATCGCCACCACCAACATGCTTATTGAAATCATCGTGATATTTTATGCCTAGTTCATCGGCTTCTTTTAACAGATGCAGCAATAAATAGCCTGTCGCTTCCGTATCATAGATCGCACGGTGATGCTGCGTTAATTCAATACCGAATTTTTTACAAAGTGTATTTAAACGGTGATTTTTCATTGTTGGATGGAGCAAACGGGCAAGTTCTAGTGTATCAATTACTGGGTGAATTGTGTCTTCAAGTCCGTATTTTTTATAACCAGTATATAAGAAGCCCATATCGAAAGATGCATTGTGTGCCACAACGATAGCGTCCTCAATAAAAGCATGGAACTCATGGATAACTTGTTCCACTTCAGGTGCATTGCGTACCATATCATCTGTAATGCCCGTCAGTTCGATAGTCGTTGCTGACAGTGCATGATGTGGATTGGCAAAACTTTCGTATTTATCAATGACATGGCCACCTTTAATTTTTACTGCTGCGAGCTCAATAATTGTATCGTAGGCAGTAGAAAGACCTGTCGTTTCGACGTCAAAGACCACATAAGTTGCTTCGTCTAATGCACGATGCTCAGAAGCATATGCAATAGGTACACCGTCATCCACTAAATTTGCTTCCAAACCGTAAATAACTTTAATGCCATGTTTTTTCCCCGCTCCATATGCATCAGGGAAAGATTGCACTACAGCATGGTCTGTTATCGCAATCGCTGGATGGCCCCATTTAGCAGCCTGTGCCACTAATCTATCTACTGGCGTCACTGCGTCCATTTGGCTCATCGGTGTATGCAAATGTAACTCTACTCGTTTTTCACCTTCTGGCGCTTTATCTTGTCGTGTTTCTTTTTTTATTTCATTAATATCATTTGCCATCACAATTAAATCACGAATAAAGGTATCGGTTTGCACCGAGCCACGCACTTTTACCCACATACCTTTTTTCAAATGTTGCATCAGTTCTGCATCGTCATTATCACGCGAGAACATTTTGACAACGATTGAATCGGTATAGTCGGTAATTTTAATTTGAAGAAGTGAGCGGCCACTTTTTAACTCTCTGATTTCTGTATCAAAAACAAAGCCTTCAATAATGACGCGTCGTTCTTCTTCCACAATGCGCTTAATTTCCATAATTTCATCGTCTTTAATTTGCATACCAAGCTGGAATGGACGATCGCCAAGCGCTGCCAATGCTGGATTGTCCTTTTTCTCCTGCTCACGTTTTTGGAAGTCTTGCATCGCTTGCTGTGCCATTGCTGCTTCCTCTAAACGTTTTTGCTCGATAAAGGCTTGCTGCGCCTCACGCATCTCATCCGTTTCCTCTTGGAGCATAAAATCGAACGCTATTTGCGGAAAACCAAATTGACTGTAACTCATTGCAAGCTTTTCTGCATATTTTGTTTTCAGCATCATTAGCTCCATGTCCTGCTTGCAGGATACCATAATTTTTTGCCCATTCCACATTGGGATTTGCGAAACAAGGCAGTTTTTTAACGGTGGTGCCATATCGTCGATTTGCTCAATTACTGTTAGCCAATACGTTTGGATAAGTTCTTCCGTAACATTTTTTTCAACTGTTTCAAAGGTTGTTTCAATTTGCGCAATAGCAGCGAATTTTTCTGCTAGATGTGTACGAAATAGTTGATATAACGGAAATGGAAGTATGCCACGTAATTTAATATTAAAATGCCAGAGTCTGTTCTTTTTATGCACCGTTAGACGTGATAACTCGCCTTCTTCAAAAAAAGACATATATACATCATCTGTTAACTCTAGTTGTTGCAAGAGCATTCGTAATCTCTGTCTTGCTTCTTGTTGCTGTTCCAATCGGTCGACACCTACTTTCATTTAAAGAGAAGGAGGCAGCCCTAATAGCCTCTTGTTCTATTTTTATCTAGCGAATACTATTCAAATTTGAAGCAAAAAAATTCGCTCCCTTTCCACGGGCAAATCCGCAAATCTCACATTGTTTTGTTCAGTGAGATTTGCTTGGCTTCCCGTAGGAGTGTCGCGAATTCGTTTGCTTAATCCTCATTCTTCATTAAAAGATGCTATTCGTATAAGCATCTATATCTTTTGAGTTTAACCTTCCCAAAGGATATTAATTTTTACGGAAAAATTCATTTAAGCGATCAATGACCTCTTCTTTTTTCCATTCAAAAGTTTCGCCTGTTTGACGGAATTTTACTTCGACAACGCCTTCAGTTGCCTTTTTACCAACTGTTACACGAACTGGTAAGCCAATTAAATCTGCATCAGCAAACTTCACGCCTGCACGTTCAGCACGATCATCTAAAAGTACATCATAACGATATGATTTTAGTAAGCCATATAACTCATTTGCTAATGAAACTTGTGTTTCATCTTTCGTATTAACAGGCACTACATGAATATCATATGGCGCTAATTGTGTAGGCCAAGTGAAACCATTCTCATCTTGGAAATGTTCCGCTACAGCAGCTAAAATACGTGATACGCCAATACCATAGCATCCCATAATAAACGGCTGTGCCTTACCTTGCTCATCTAAAAATGTTCCATTCATTTTTTCAGAATATGTTGTACCTAATTTGAAAATATGACCAACTTCGATACCTTCTGCAAATTTAATGATACCTTGTCCATCAGGAGATGGGTCTCCTTCTTGAATAAAGCGAATATCTAAGTATTCATTAATGGCAAAATCTCGCTCTGGGTTAACATTAACTAGGTGGAAGCCGTCCTCATTTGCACCAGCTACACCGTTACGAATTGATTTAATGGCATGATCCGCAACAACTTTTACGTCTACTGGTAATTTTACAGGTCCGATAGAACCTACGCCACAGCCTAGTAACTGACGAATCGCCGCTTCATCAGCAAGCTCTACAGAACCAGCATTTAGCGCATTTTTTAATTTAATATCATTTATTTCATGATCACCACGAGCAAGGACAACAACTAATTCATCATCTATATTAAATACTAATGACTTAATAACATTTGATGGTGCTACTTGTAAAAATGCAGATACTTCTTCGATTGTTTTTTGATCTGGCGTTGCTACTTTTTCAAGGTCTTTTACTTCTTCGTTAGTTGGTTGATACTCTACAGTCACTTCTGCCATCTCGATATTTGCTGCATAATCTGAAGTATCAGAGTAAGCAATTGTATCTTCTCCAATTTCAGAAAGCACCATAAATTCATGGGTACCTTTACCACCGATTGAGCCAGCATCCGCAATTACTGCACGATAGTTTAAGCCTAAGCGTGAGAAAATATTAGAGTATGCACGATACATATCTTCATATGTTTCATCTAAGCTCTCACGTGAAGCGTGGAAAGAATATGCATCCTTCATAATAAACTCTCTTCCTCGCAATAAGCCGAAACGAGGACGTTTTTCATCACGGAATTTTGTTTGAATTTGATAGAGTGTTAATGGCAACTTTTTATATGATTTTATTTCATCACGCACTAAAGTAGTTATTACTTCTTCATGTGTTGGTCCTAAGGCAAAGTCACGATTATGACGATCTTTTAATCGCATAAGTTCTGGACCGTATTTTTCCCAACGGCCTGATTCTTGCCACAGTTCAGCAGATTGCAATGCAGGCATTAATAATTCGATTGAGTTAATGGCTTCCATCTCTTCACGAATAATATTTTCGATTTTTGTTAACACACGTTTTGCAAGCGGTAAATACGAATATACCCCACTTGTATTTTGACGAATAAACCCTGCACGTAATAATTGCTTATGTGATTTTACATCTGCATCCGCAGGTACTTCACGTAGCGTTGGGATAAATGTTTTACTTTGCTTCATTCAGTGTTCCACCTTTTTAATAAATAAATTTATACTCTAATTAGCATAAACAAATTTAGCTTTGAACGCAATGTTTCAAAAAAATTGCGTTCAAAGCTATTTTACAATTTAATTTCACTTTAGCAAAACCTTGTCTCAAGTTTATTTTGTATAAGCTTAAGACATTGGAAATACGAAAGCAAACTGTCGTTTAATTTTGCTAGAAGAAGAATCGTTGAATATCGTTCCATGTTACAACGACCATTAATATCATCAGCAATACGATGCCGACGAAGTGAACCATTCCCTCTTTTTGACGATCAATTGGTTTACCCCTTACAGCTTCAAAGCCAAAGAACAAGAGCCGTCCGCCATCTAACGCTGGAAGCGGTAAAAGGTTCATAATACCAAGGTTAATGCTTAACATAGCTGCGAAATTCATTAATGCGAAAATGCCCCACGCTGCAACTTCCTCAGTCGTTTTATAAATACCTACTGGTCCTGATAATGCATCAATTGTAAATTGCCCCGTAATAAGCATACCTAATAATTCAAAAATCCGAACTGTCATATTATACGTTTCTTGTGCTCCGTAAACGACAGCCTTTATAGGATTAAATACACGAGGACTTTCATACTTAACACCAATTTGCCCGACAGTCTCGCCGTTCTGCTTAACGCCTTTCACTGTCATGTTAAGATTTTCTACTTGTCCACCGCGCTCAACAGTTACATTAATATTTTGGTCAGGGCGCTTTTGTACAATGGCAGCTAAGTCTTGCCATTTTTCAACAGCTTGTCCATCGATAGATGTAACCTTATCCCCCGCAAGCATCCCTGCCTGTGCTGCTGGATCGTTTGCAACTACTTCTGTAATAATAGGCTCATATGTTGGGACACCATTTAACAAGCCAATTAGTATATAGATGAAAAAGGCTAGTATGAAGTTAAATAATGGTCCAGCAAAAATTGTCATTGCACGTTGACCAACTGTTTTTGCGTTAAACTGACGATCATATGGCGCAATTACTGTTTCTCTACCATTCTCTACAACTACACAATCTCTTGCCACACTATAACGAACTAAATTTTCCTCTTCATCATAGCCTTCAATAAATAACTCTCGTTCTAAGTCAGCACGTTCCACTTCTAAAAATAATAAATCTGGCAATTGTTTATTATTTTGATTAAAAATGATTTTATTCACGATATTATCTTCATTGACAATTATCCCTACACGGTAACCTGGCTGTAATTCAACACCATCCATGTCCTCTCCTGCCATGCGGACATATCCACCGATTGGCAATAAACGGACTGTATAAATTGTTTCACCATGCGTCTTACCATAGATTTTCGGACCCATACCAATTGCGAATTCACGAACCATAATTCCTGCACGCTTCGCAAAAAGGAAGTGACCAAGTTCATGGAAAAACACGAGCAAGCCAAATATTAAAATAAATGCAACGGCTGTTTGCATAATACCCCACCTCTTTTAAAACGAATAGTTAACGATAGCTTTCTGTCTTAATTATTTTACCATGTCTAACACTATTTTTCTTGTTTCTCTGTCCACATGTAAAATTGTTTGTAAATCTGGCACTAAAATATTATTGTGTCCCTGCATAATACGTTCAATTGTTTCATCAATTTCAAGGAAAGTTATTTTCCCTTGTAAAAATGCTTCGACTGCTGCTTCGTTTGCCGCATTCATCGCAGTTAAAATCGTACCTCCTGTACGCCCTGCTTCAAAGGCTAATCGCAAAGCTGGGTAGCGTTCAAAATCCATTTCTTTAAAATGAAGCTGACCAATTTGCGCTAAATTAAGTCGTTGACCATTATTAAGCGGTATACGGTCTGGATAACTTAAAGCGTACTGGATAGGGACACGCATATCTGGTGTACCAAGCTGAGCAATAACACTAGTATCATGATACTCAACTAGAGAGTGAATAATACTTTCTCTGTGTAAAAGTACATCAATTTTATCATAAGGCATATTAAACAAGACATGTGCTTCTATGACTTCAAGCCCTTTATTCATCATCGTAGCGGAATCTATTGTTATTTTCGCGCCCATCGACCAGTTTGGATGATTGAGTGCATCCGCAACCGTCACATGTTTTAACTCTTCACGCGTTTTGTCGCGGAAACTACCACCAGAAGCTGTAATAATTAAACGCTCAATATTTTTTGGATTTTCACCATTCATTGATTGGAAGATAGCAGAATGCTCACTATCAACGGGTAATATTGGAGCATTGTATTTTTTCGCTTCTGCCATCACTAAGTGTCCTGCCGTTACAAGCGTTTCCTTATTGGCAATGGCAATAGTTTTGCTCATGCGAATTGCAGCTAGTGTGGATTCAAGACCAACGCTACCGAGCACTGCATTGACAAGTATCGTCGAATCAGGATGTGTAGCAACCTCTACAAGCCCCTTTGCACCGAATGTGAAATGTACATGTGGGTAGTCTTTTGCTAGCAAACGTGCATCTTCCTCCAGCTGAACAGATACAAGTTCAGGCTGTAAGGTTTCAATCATTTCACGTGTTTTTTCTATGTTTTTTCCTGAAGAAAACGCTACAAGTTGAAATGCATCACGTTGTTCTTTTAAAATATCATAGGTTTGCCAACCGATAGATCCAGTTGCACCCAATAAACTAATTTTTTTCACGACAAAACGTCCCCTTTTTCTATCTAAGCGAATTAATGTCCTTATTCGCATATTCATCAATCACATTGAAATCATTTTTCATGAAATAAACTCAACTCAATTTGCTTATTTAGCTACCGAAGAGATGTAAAAAATGGAGTAAAGGCACTACGAATAGCAAACTGTCAAAGCGATCTAAAATCCCGCCGTGCCCTGGTAAAATATTGCCCGAATCTTTCACGTCAAAGTGTCGCTTTATAGCTGACTCCACTAAATCACCCATTTGTCCAATGATGGAAGCAAAAATCGTAATAAATATTAGTGAAACATATCCATTGGCAAATGGATAAATTGCTTGCATCGCAATCGCAAAAATAACTGCAATCACAATCCCACCAATAAAGCCTTCAATCGTTTTCTTCGGTGAAATTTCTGGCCATAGCTTATTTTTACCTAATTTTCTACCTACAAAATATGCGCCAGAATCTGTTGTCCATACAACAAGTAAACAATATACAACAAATTCAAGACCGTAGCTTCTCGTTTCAATTAAATAATGGAAGCCTAATCCTACATAAAACGCGCCAAGTAAAATAAAGCCAACTTCGTCAAATGTAATTTTATTTTTTACTAGGACAACATAAATCAGTAAAAGCATTACAAGTCCATAAATAACCATTAATACAGATGAGTAGCCAATTGCATGTACTACCTCATTTGCCCAGTTATTTGGTATTACGAGCATAATAAGGGTTAGTAAGCCAACCAACCCTGGTACAGAAAAAATCGAAATACTTTTCATCTTTAGTATTTCATAAAAGCCTACAACAGCCATTGCAAGCACAAGTAGTGTAAATGGCACTTTTCCATAAATGACAAATGGAATAAACAGTGCCGCTGCAATGATTGCTGTAATTATTCGCTGTTTCAAGATGTTTCTTCTCCCTTCAACCCACCGTAACGGCGATTACGTTTTTGATAGTTTTCCACCGCTTCCAGAAAGTTTTCCTCGCTAAAATCTGGCCACAATGTATCTGTAAACCAAAACTCTGTATAGGCGAGTTGCCATAACATAAAGTTACTTAATCGTACTTCACCACTTGTACGAATTAGTAAGTCAGGCTCTGGTAGATGAGCTGTCATTAAATGAGATGTCATACATTCCTCATTTATGTCTTGTATTGTTAATTGACCGTCTTGAATTTTTTGAAGCATCGCTTTCATGGCGCTCACCATTTCTGAGCGACTGCCATAATTCAAAGCAAAATTTAAAATTAACCCTGTATTATGCTTCGTCTCCTCCATAGCCTCATACAATGCTTTTTGTGTATGTGCTGGTAAGAGCGACGGATCCCCAATCATTTCAACACGCACATTGCGCTCCATCATTTCCGGTAAAAAAGAACCCAAAAATTCAACAGGTAAACGCATCAGAAAATCGACTTCTGGTTTTGGTCGTTTCCAATTTTCAGTAGAGAACGCATACACTGTTAATACTTTTATTCCAAGATCAGATGCAAATCTAGTTACCTTCCGTACCGTCTTCATACCTTCATGGTGCCCAGCAACACGTGGCATGGCGCGTTTTTTAGCCCAACGTCCATTTCCGTCCATAATAATCGCTACATGGGCAGGAATCGGCTCGCTTTTCGAAAGGGCAACACGTTCCTCCAATGATAGTATATCCATATTTACTTGTTTACCTAATAGCTTCTTAAACATGCTAACTCCCCCACTACAACTAATCGGACGTATACTAACCTATCATAACAAACAAAAGTGCCTTTTGTCTTTTTTTTCCCTCTAATTGACTATGTATGAACTACCTTATTTTAGAACAACATATATCTCAAAGAAAATCATGTCTTTCTACATTCAACAGCTGCTAGTAAGTCTGAAAAAACGGTAACTAGTT
Proteins encoded in this region:
- a CDS encoding proline--tRNA ligase, with the translated sequence MKQSKTFIPTLREVPADADVKSHKQLLRAGFIRQNTSGVYSYLPLAKRVLTKIENIIREEMEAINSIELLMPALQSAELWQESGRWEKYGPELMRLKDRHNRDFALGPTHEEVITTLVRDEIKSYKKLPLTLYQIQTKFRDEKRPRFGLLRGREFIMKDAYSFHASRESLDETYEDMYRAYSNIFSRLGLNYRAVIADAGSIGGKGTHEFMVLSEIGEDTIAYSDTSDYAANIEMAEVTVEYQPTNEEVKDLEKVATPDQKTIEEVSAFLQVAPSNVIKSLVFNIDDELVVVLARGDHEINDIKLKNALNAGSVELADEAAIRQLLGCGVGSIGPVKLPVDVKVVADHAIKSIRNGVAGANEDGFHLVNVNPERDFAINEYLDIRFIQEGDPSPDGQGIIKFAEGIEVGHIFKLGTTYSEKMNGTFLDEQGKAQPFIMGCYGIGVSRILAAVAEHFQDENGFTWPTQLAPYDIHVVPVNTKDETQVSLANELYGLLKSYRYDVLLDDRAERAGVKFADADLIGLPVRVTVGKKATEGVVEVKFRQTGETFEWKKEEVIDRLNEFFRKN
- the rseP gene encoding RIP metalloprotease RseP, which encodes MQTAVAFILIFGLLVFFHELGHFLFAKRAGIMVREFAIGMGPKIYGKTHGETIYTVRLLPIGGYVRMAGEDMDGVELQPGYRVGIIVNEDNIVNKIIFNQNNKQLPDLLFLEVERADLERELFIEGYDEEENLVRYSVARDCVVVENGRETVIAPYDRQFNAKTVGQRAMTIFAGPLFNFILAFFIYILIGLLNGVPTYEPIITEVVANDPAAQAGMLAGDKVTSIDGQAVEKWQDLAAIVQKRPDQNINVTVERGGQVENLNMTVKGVKQNGETVGQIGVKYESPRVFNPIKAVVYGAQETYNMTVRIFELLGMLITGQFTIDALSGPVGIYKTTEEVAAWGIFALMNFAAMLSINLGIMNLLPLPALDGGRLLFFGFEAVRGKPIDRQKEGMVHFVGIVLLMILMVVVTWNDIQRFFF
- the dxr gene encoding 1-deoxy-D-xylulose-5-phosphate reductoisomerase, which translates into the protein MKKISLLGATGSIGWQTYDILKEQRDAFQLVAFSSGKNIEKTREMIETLQPELVSVQLEEDARLLAKDYPHVHFTFGAKGLVEVATHPDSTILVNAVLGSVGLESTLAAIRMSKTIAIANKETLVTAGHLVMAEAKKYNAPILPVDSEHSAIFQSMNGENPKNIERLIITASGGSFRDKTREELKHVTVADALNHPNWSMGAKITIDSATMMNKGLEVIEAHVLFNMPYDKIDVLLHRESIIHSLVEYHDTSVIAQLGTPDMRVPIQYALSYPDRIPLNNGQRLNLAQIGQLHFKEMDFERYPALRLAFEAGRTGGTILTAMNAANEAAVEAFLQGKITFLEIDETIERIMQGHNNILVPDLQTILHVDRETRKIVLDMVK
- a CDS encoding phosphatidate cytidylyltransferase; the encoded protein is MKQRIITAIIAAALFIPFVIYGKVPFTLLVLAMAVVGFYEILKMKSISIFSVPGLVGLLTLIMLVIPNNWANEVVHAIGYSSVLMVIYGLVMLLLIYVVLVKNKITFDEVGFILLGAFYVGLGFHYLIETRSYGLEFVVYCLLVVWTTDSGAYFVGRKLGKNKLWPEISPKKTIEGFIGGIVIAVIFAIAMQAIYPFANGYVSLIFITIFASIIGQMGDLVESAIKRHFDVKDSGNILPGHGGILDRFDSLLFVVPLLHFLHLFGS
- a CDS encoding isoprenyl transferase → MFKKLLGKQVNMDILSLEERVALSKSEPIPAHVAIIMDGNGRWAKKRAMPRVAGHHEGMKTVRKVTRFASDLGIKVLTVYAFSTENWKRPKPEVDFLMRLPVEFLGSFLPEMMERNVRVEMIGDPSLLPAHTQKALYEAMEETKHNTGLILNFALNYGSRSEMVSAMKAMLQKIQDGQLTIQDINEECMTSHLMTAHLPEPDLLIRTSGEVRLSNFMLWQLAYTEFWFTDTLWPDFSEENFLEAVENYQKRNRRYGGLKGEETS